The following proteins are co-located in the Streptomyces bottropensis ATCC 25435 genome:
- the gap gene encoding type I glyceraldehyde-3-phosphate dehydrogenase, which yields MTIRVGINGFGRIGRNYFRALLEQGADIEIVAVNDLGDTATTAHLLKYDTILGRLKAEVSHTADTITVDGHTIKVLSERNPADIPWGELGVDIVIESTGIFTKKADAAKHLAGGAKKVLISAPAKDEDITIVMGVNQDKYDAANHHVISNASCTTNCVAPMAKVLDENFGIVKGLMTTVHAYTNDQRILDFPHSDLRRARAAAENIIPTTTGAAKATALVLPQLKGKLDGIAMRVPVPTGSATDLVVTLQREVTKDEVNAAFKKASEDGDLKGYLAYTEDEIVSSDIVSDPASCTFDSSLTMVQEGNTVKILGWYDNEWGYSNRLVDLTVFVGEQL from the coding sequence GTGACGATCCGCGTAGGCATCAACGGCTTTGGCCGCATCGGTCGTAACTACTTCCGCGCGCTGCTGGAGCAGGGTGCTGACATCGAGATCGTGGCTGTCAACGACCTGGGTGACACCGCGACCACCGCACACCTCCTGAAGTACGACACCATCCTGGGCCGTCTCAAGGCCGAGGTGTCGCACACCGCCGACACGATCACCGTGGACGGCCACACCATCAAGGTCCTCTCCGAGCGCAACCCCGCCGACATCCCGTGGGGTGAGCTGGGCGTCGACATCGTGATCGAGTCCACCGGCATCTTCACGAAGAAGGCCGACGCCGCGAAGCACCTCGCCGGCGGCGCCAAGAAGGTCCTCATCTCGGCTCCGGCCAAGGACGAGGACATCACCATCGTGATGGGCGTCAACCAGGACAAGTACGACGCGGCCAACCACCACGTCATCTCCAACGCCTCCTGCACCACCAACTGTGTGGCGCCGATGGCCAAGGTCCTCGACGAGAACTTCGGCATCGTCAAGGGTCTGATGACGACGGTCCACGCGTACACCAACGACCAGCGCATCCTGGACTTCCCGCACTCGGACCTGCGCCGCGCCCGCGCCGCCGCCGAGAACATCATCCCGACCACCACCGGTGCCGCGAAGGCCACCGCGCTGGTCCTCCCGCAGCTCAAGGGCAAGCTCGACGGCATCGCGATGCGCGTCCCGGTCCCGACCGGCTCGGCCACCGACCTGGTCGTCACGCTGCAGCGCGAGGTCACCAAGGACGAGGTCAACGCCGCGTTCAAGAAGGCCTCCGAGGACGGCGACCTCAAGGGCTACCTGGCCTACACCGAGGACGAGATCGTCTCCTCGGACATCGTCAGCGACCCGGCCTCCTGCACCTTCGACTCCTCCCTGACCATGGTCCAGGAGGGCAACACGGTGAAGATCCTCGGCTGGTACGACAACGAGTGGGGCTACTCCAACCGCCTCGTCGACCTCACGGTCTTCGTCGGCGAGCAGCTCTGA
- a CDS encoding M14 family metallopeptidase, with product MRRRARSILAAGALLLGGGAGLAPLAQAAENDGSDTDEVKVFRAEVTKKQIPLLLAAGQDGHELSEQAPEKGTASVEVYLTDKQADALEEQGVKLKEHQLTRKAEARVDAAADGVYRPYSGAGNIKEEILRTGQENPSLTKVVSLGTSLQGQDILAVKLTKDAKKTKDGAKPSVLYMSNQHAREWITPEMTRRLMHHYLDNYKTDKRIKKIVDSTELWFVISANPDGYDFTHRDAANRQWRKNLRDVNGDNAITVGDGVDLNRNFAYKWGYDNEGSSPFPTSETYRGGGPGSEPETKALDAFEKRIGFEYGINYHSAAELILYGVGWQVATPSPDDVLYKSLAGTPDNPAVPGYHPQLSSELYTTNGEADGHAANVNGTAMFTPEMSTCQTASNIDPNDAWKPEDCASVFTFPDDEKLIQQEFAKNIPFALSVAESAATPDRPKSSVGVDAPDFTPATFGTSYSRGKKQEVSVVARRSVSDKELNYRVNGRGATYQERLKPWKGGETFGGEDNLWFDEYRARVREGEPGDKVEVWFTGETKSGKPTKSERFTYTVAERPKGDILVVAEEGATATQTQAYVDALKANNKRALVWDVATQGAPDALGVLEHFKTVVHYTGAVRPGVATQLALRAYLNEGGKLIEAGESAGGSVDLGDGTLSNDFSQYYLGAYSRTSLPNATAFAGLGKLGGFSGKLGDAPGNPLNTAGSFGVTSDALPVETFPQFKSAGAGQYPGTVNPYGPYEGASMAAATHTDYAWNRLTRTIDLTSVSAADRPALRSQLLWSTEEGYDHALLEAHTVGADDWTTLPEAGGATSTAVPVECEAGYFIQGHPALKRYLTLGSGGCTPTGTSGSWNSFTGASDGWQKVEFDLSAYAGKKVEVSLSYVTDPGSGGRGVLADNATVVIGGTAGAVEGFETSLGAWSTPGPPAGSPAVVKDWGLSGELFKTYGAVTTGDTVLLGFGLEQVPAAADRKALLGKALAALKN from the coding sequence ATGAGACGAAGAGCGAGATCGATCCTCGCCGCCGGCGCACTCCTGCTGGGCGGTGGCGCGGGACTCGCGCCGCTGGCCCAGGCCGCCGAGAACGACGGCTCCGACACCGACGAAGTCAAAGTCTTCCGGGCCGAGGTGACGAAGAAGCAGATACCGCTGCTGCTCGCCGCCGGGCAGGACGGTCACGAACTCAGCGAGCAGGCACCCGAGAAGGGCACCGCGTCGGTCGAGGTCTACCTCACCGACAAACAGGCGGACGCCCTGGAGGAGCAGGGCGTCAAGCTGAAGGAGCACCAGCTCACGCGTAAGGCGGAGGCGCGTGTGGACGCCGCCGCCGACGGGGTCTACCGCCCCTACAGCGGAGCCGGGAACATCAAGGAGGAGATCCTGCGGACGGGTCAGGAGAACCCGTCCCTGACCAAGGTGGTCTCCCTCGGCACGTCCCTCCAGGGCCAGGACATCCTCGCCGTGAAGCTGACCAAGGACGCGAAGAAGACCAAGGACGGTGCCAAGCCGTCCGTGCTGTACATGTCCAACCAGCACGCGCGCGAGTGGATCACGCCGGAGATGACCCGGCGCCTGATGCACCACTACCTGGACAACTACAAGACGGACAAGCGGATCAAGAAGATCGTCGACTCCACCGAGCTGTGGTTCGTGATCTCCGCCAACCCGGACGGCTACGACTTCACCCACCGCGACGCCGCCAACCGCCAGTGGCGCAAGAACCTGCGGGACGTCAACGGCGACAACGCCATCACCGTCGGCGACGGCGTCGACCTCAACCGCAACTTCGCCTACAAGTGGGGCTACGACAACGAGGGCTCGTCCCCGTTCCCCACCAGCGAGACCTACCGCGGCGGCGGCCCGGGCTCGGAGCCCGAGACCAAGGCCCTGGACGCCTTCGAGAAGCGCATCGGCTTCGAGTACGGCATCAACTACCACTCGGCCGCCGAACTCATCCTCTACGGGGTCGGCTGGCAGGTGGCCACGCCCAGCCCGGACGACGTGCTCTACAAGTCGCTGGCCGGTACCCCGGACAACCCCGCGGTCCCCGGCTACCACCCCCAGCTCTCCTCCGAGCTGTACACCACCAACGGTGAGGCGGACGGCCACGCGGCCAACGTCAACGGCACGGCGATGTTCACCCCCGAGATGTCGACCTGCCAGACGGCGTCGAACATCGACCCGAACGACGCCTGGAAGCCCGAGGACTGCGCCTCCGTCTTCACGTTCCCGGACGACGAGAAGCTGATCCAGCAGGAGTTCGCGAAGAACATCCCGTTCGCGCTCTCCGTCGCCGAGTCCGCCGCCACGCCCGACCGGCCGAAGTCCTCGGTCGGCGTCGACGCCCCCGACTTCACCCCGGCGACGTTCGGCACGTCGTACTCGCGCGGCAAGAAGCAGGAGGTCTCCGTCGTCGCCCGCAGGTCCGTGAGCGACAAGGAGCTGAACTACCGGGTCAACGGCCGCGGCGCCACGTACCAGGAGAGGCTCAAGCCCTGGAAGGGCGGGGAGACCTTCGGCGGTGAGGACAACCTCTGGTTCGACGAGTACCGGGCCAGGGTGCGCGAGGGCGAGCCCGGCGACAAGGTCGAGGTCTGGTTCACCGGTGAGACCAAGAGCGGCAAGCCCACCAAGAGCGAGCGCTTCACCTACACCGTGGCCGAACGCCCCAAGGGCGACATCCTCGTCGTCGCCGAGGAGGGCGCGACCGCGACCCAGACGCAGGCCTACGTCGACGCCCTGAAGGCCAACAACAAGAGGGCGCTCGTCTGGGATGTCGCGACCCAGGGCGCTCCCGACGCGCTCGGCGTACTGGAGCACTTCAAGACCGTCGTGCACTATACGGGCGCCGTCCGTCCGGGCGTCGCCACCCAGCTCGCCCTGCGCGCCTACCTCAACGAGGGCGGCAAGCTGATCGAGGCGGGCGAGAGCGCCGGCGGTTCCGTCGACCTCGGCGACGGCACCCTGTCGAACGACTTCAGCCAGTACTACCTGGGCGCCTACAGCCGCACCTCACTGCCCAACGCCACCGCCTTCGCGGGCCTCGGCAAGCTCGGCGGCTTCAGTGGCAAGCTCGGCGACGCGCCCGGGAACCCGCTGAACACGGCCGGTTCCTTCGGGGTCACCTCCGACGCCCTGCCCGTGGAGACGTTCCCGCAGTTCAAGAGCGCGGGAGCGGGCCAGTACCCCGGGACCGTCAACCCGTACGGCCCGTACGAGGGCGCGTCCATGGCGGCCGCCACGCACACCGACTACGCGTGGAACCGTCTCACCCGCACCATCGACCTCACCTCGGTGAGCGCGGCCGACAGGCCCGCCCTGCGCAGCCAGCTGCTGTGGAGCACCGAGGAGGGCTACGACCACGCCCTGCTGGAGGCGCACACGGTGGGGGCGGACGACTGGACGACGCTGCCGGAGGCCGGCGGCGCCACCTCCACCGCCGTGCCCGTCGAGTGCGAGGCCGGGTACTTCATCCAGGGCCACCCGGCGCTGAAGCGGTACCTGACCCTGGGCTCCGGCGGCTGCACGCCCACCGGCACCAGCGGCTCCTGGAACAGCTTCACCGGGGCCTCGGACGGCTGGCAGAAGGTCGAGTTCGACCTGTCCGCGTACGCCGGGAAGAAGGTCGAGGTGTCGCTCAGCTACGTCACCGACCCCGGTTCCGGCGGTCGTGGCGTCCTGGCCGACAACGCCACCGTCGTCATCGGCGGCACGGCCGGCGCGGTCGAGGGCTTCGAGACGTCGCTCGGTGCCTGGAGCACTCCCGGTCCGCCCGCGGGCAGCCCGGCCGTGGTGAAGGACTGGGGCCTGTCGGGTGAACTGTTCAAGACCTACGGCGCGGTCACCACGGGCGACACCGTGCTGCTGGGCTTCGGTCTGGAGCAGGTCCCCGCGGCCGCCGACCGCAAGGCACTGCTCGGCAAGGCGCTGGCTGCTCTGAAGAACTGA
- the whiA gene encoding DNA-binding protein WhiA, producing the protein MAMTAAVKDEISRLPVTRTCCRKAEVSAILRFAGGLHLVSGRIVIEAELDTAMAARRLKRDILEIFGHSSELIVMAPGGLRRGSRYVVRVVAGGDQLARQTGLVDGRGRPIRGLPPQVVSGATCDAEAAWRGAFLAHGSLTEPGRSSSLEVTCPGPEAALALVGAARRLSIAAKAREVRGVDRVVVRDGDAIGALLTRLGAHESVLAWEERRMRREVRATANRLANFDDANLRRSARAAVAAGARVGRALEILADDVPEHLAAAGRLRMEHKQASLEELGALADPPLTKDAVAGRIRRLLAMADKRASDLGIPGTEASITEEMAENLVG; encoded by the coding sequence ATGGCGATGACGGCAGCGGTGAAGGACGAGATCTCCCGGCTACCCGTCACCCGGACCTGCTGCAGAAAGGCGGAGGTCTCGGCGATCCTGCGGTTCGCGGGCGGGCTGCACCTGGTGAGCGGACGCATCGTGATCGAGGCGGAGCTGGACACCGCGATGGCGGCCCGCAGACTCAAGCGGGACATCCTGGAGATCTTCGGCCACAGCTCCGAACTGATCGTGATGGCGCCCGGCGGCCTGCGCAGAGGCTCGCGCTATGTCGTACGCGTGGTGGCGGGCGGCGACCAGCTGGCCCGGCAGACCGGTCTGGTGGACGGCCGCGGCCGCCCCATCCGGGGCCTTCCCCCGCAGGTCGTCTCCGGGGCCACCTGTGACGCCGAGGCGGCCTGGCGCGGCGCCTTCCTGGCCCACGGCTCGCTCACCGAGCCCGGCCGCTCGTCCTCCCTGGAGGTGACCTGCCCGGGCCCGGAGGCGGCGCTCGCGCTGGTCGGCGCCGCCCGCCGGCTGTCGATCGCGGCGAAGGCCCGCGAGGTACGGGGCGTGGACCGGGTGGTCGTCCGGGACGGGGACGCGATCGGCGCGCTCCTGACCCGCCTCGGCGCCCACGAGTCCGTGCTGGCGTGGGAGGAGCGGCGGATGCGTCGCGAGGTCCGGGCCACGGCGAACCGGCTCGCCAACTTCGACGATGCCAACCTGCGCCGCTCGGCCCGTGCCGCCGTCGCCGCCGGCGCCCGCGTGGGCCGTGCCCTGGAGATCCTCGCCGACGACGTCCCCGAGCACCTCGCGGCCGCGGGGCGGCTGCGCATGGAGCACAAGCAGGCCTCCCTGGAGGAGCTGGGCGCGCTCGCCGACCCGCCGCTCACCAAGGACGCCGTCGCGGGCCGGATCCGCCGTCTGCTGGCCATGGCCGACAAGCGCGCGTCGGACCTCGGCATCCCGGGCACCGAGGCCAGCATCACCGAGGAGATGGCCGAAAACCTGGTGGGGTGA
- a CDS encoding gluconeogenesis factor YvcK family protein, whose protein sequence is MTGRAALRLGRLRRVTPEGRAGQPAEARGAKPRRRGAQPKVVALGGGMGLSASLAALRRITGDLTAVVTVADDGGSSGRLRDELGVLPPGDLRKALAALCGDDDWGQTWARVIQHRFQSQGDLHEHAVGNLLIVALWEQLGDHVQALDLVGRLLGAQGRVLPMSAVPLELQALVKGHDPARPDDVETVRGQATVALTPGEVQSVHVVPHDPPAVPEAVAAVRDADWVVLGPGSWFSSVIPHLLVPELLDALTETKARLVLSLNLAPQPGETDGFSPQRHLEVLARHAPKLALDVVLADEAAVPDRDSLTDAAKRFGAAVELAPVARPDGSPRHDPELLAAAYDRIFRMHGRIGPWR, encoded by the coding sequence GTGACCGGACGTGCTGCTCTGCGGTTGGGCAGACTGCGCCGCGTCACCCCCGAGGGCCGCGCGGGCCAGCCCGCCGAGGCGCGCGGGGCCAAGCCGCGCCGCCGGGGAGCCCAGCCCAAGGTCGTCGCGCTCGGCGGCGGCATGGGCCTGTCCGCCTCGCTCGCCGCCCTGCGCCGGATCACCGGCGACCTCACCGCCGTGGTCACCGTCGCCGACGACGGCGGCTCCAGCGGACGCCTGCGGGACGAGCTGGGCGTCCTGCCGCCCGGCGACCTGCGCAAGGCGCTGGCCGCGCTGTGCGGCGACGACGACTGGGGCCAGACCTGGGCCCGTGTCATCCAGCACCGCTTCCAGTCCCAGGGCGACCTGCACGAACACGCGGTCGGCAACCTGCTGATCGTCGCCCTGTGGGAACAGCTCGGCGACCATGTCCAGGCCCTCGACCTGGTGGGCAGGCTGCTGGGTGCCCAGGGCCGGGTGCTGCCCATGTCGGCCGTACCGCTGGAGCTCCAGGCCCTGGTCAAGGGGCACGATCCGGCGCGCCCGGACGACGTCGAGACGGTCCGGGGGCAGGCGACCGTCGCACTCACCCCCGGTGAGGTGCAGTCCGTGCACGTCGTGCCGCACGACCCGCCCGCCGTGCCCGAGGCCGTCGCGGCGGTCCGCGACGCCGACTGGGTGGTCCTCGGTCCCGGCTCCTGGTTCTCCTCGGTGATCCCGCACCTGCTCGTGCCCGAGCTGCTCGACGCGCTCACCGAGACCAAGGCCCGGCTCGTGCTGTCGCTGAACCTCGCACCGCAGCCGGGAGAAACCGATGGCTTCTCCCCGCAGCGTCATTTGGAGGTTTTGGCACGACACGCCCCTAAACTCGCCCTGGACGTGGTGCTGGCCGACGAGGCCGCCGTGCCCGACCGCGACTCCCTGACCGACGCCGCCAAACGGTTCGGCGCCGCGGTCGAGCTGGCGCCGGTGGCCCGGCCCGACGGATCTCCGCGGCACGACCCGGAGCTGTTGGCCGCCGCGTACGACCGTATTTTTCGGATGCATGGAAGGATCGGCCCATGGCGATGA
- the rapZ gene encoding RNase adapter RapZ: MTEHDERPELPEPTELPGRPERPEEQHHEHTAERGEAHSAVGDATPQHPAPQEDGAHVSTGIETAGVPEAAIPELVIISGMSGAGRSTAAKCLEDLGWFVVDNLPPALIPTMVELGARSQGNVARIAVVVDVRGRRFFDNLRDSLADLETKHVTRRIVFLESSDDALVRRFESVRRPHPLQGDGRITDGIAAERELLRELRGDADLVIDTSSLNVHELRAKMDAQFAGDEEPELRATVMSFGFKYGLPVDADLVVDMRFLPNPHWVPELRPFTGLNEEVSAYVFNQPGAKEFLDRYTELLQMIAAGYRREGKRYVTIAVGCTGGKHRSVATSEKLAARLASQGVETVVVHRDMGRE; the protein is encoded by the coding sequence ATGACCGAGCACGACGAACGACCGGAACTCCCGGAGCCCACAGAACTCCCGGGGCGCCCGGAGCGTCCGGAAGAGCAGCACCACGAGCACACGGCGGAGCGCGGGGAGGCCCACAGCGCGGTGGGCGACGCAACCCCGCAGCACCCAGCGCCACAGGAAGACGGAGCACACGTGAGTACGGGCATCGAAACAGCCGGGGTCCCCGAGGCGGCCATCCCCGAGCTGGTCATCATCTCCGGCATGTCCGGCGCCGGACGGTCCACGGCCGCCAAGTGTCTGGAGGACCTCGGCTGGTTCGTCGTCGACAACCTGCCACCCGCGCTGATCCCCACCATGGTGGAACTCGGCGCCCGCTCCCAGGGGAACGTGGCCCGGATCGCGGTCGTCGTCGACGTCCGCGGCCGCCGCTTCTTCGACAACCTCCGCGACTCCCTCGCGGACCTGGAGACCAAGCACGTCACCCGGCGCATCGTCTTCCTGGAGTCCTCCGACGACGCCCTCGTGCGCCGCTTCGAGTCGGTCCGCCGCCCGCACCCCCTCCAGGGCGACGGCCGCATCACCGACGGCATCGCCGCCGAGCGGGAACTGCTGCGCGAGCTGCGCGGCGACGCCGACCTGGTCATCGACACCTCCAGCCTGAACGTGCACGAGCTGCGCGCCAAGATGGACGCCCAGTTCGCCGGCGACGAGGAGCCCGAGCTGCGGGCCACCGTCATGTCCTTCGGCTTCAAGTACGGCCTCCCGGTCGACGCCGACCTGGTCGTGGACATGCGCTTCCTGCCCAACCCGCACTGGGTCCCGGAGCTGCGCCCGTTCACCGGTCTGAACGAGGAGGTCTCCGCGTACGTCTTCAACCAGCCCGGCGCCAAGGAGTTCCTCGACCGCTACACCGAGCTGCTGCAGATGATCGCCGCCGGCTACCGCCGCGAGGGCAAGCGGTACGTGACCATCGCGGTCGGCTGCACCGGCGGCAAGCACCGCTCGGTCGCCACCTCCGAGAAGCTCGCCGCCCGCCTCGCCTCCCAGGGCGTCGAAACCGTCGTCGTGCACCGGGACATGGGGCGCGAGTGA
- the uvrC gene encoding excinuclease ABC subunit UvrC, which produces MADPSSYRPSPGQIPDSPGVYKFRDEHRRVIYVGKAKSLRQRLANYFQDLTGLHPRTRTMVTTAASVEWTVVSTEVEALQLEYSWIKEFDPRFNVKYRDDKSYPYLAVTMNEQYPRVQVMRGHKKKGVRYFGPYAHAWAIRDTVDLLLRVFPVRTCSAGVFKNAARTGRPCLLGYIGKCSAPCVERISAEDHRELADEFSDFMAGRTGTYIRRLEKRMTDAAEDMEYERAARLRDDIEALKKAMEKNAVVLADATDADLIAVAEDELEAAVQIFHVRGGRVRGQRGWVTDKVEAVTTGDLVEHALQQLYGEETGDSVPKEVLVPALPDPVGPVQEWLTGRRGAGVSLRIPQRGDKKALMETVARNAQQSLVLHKTKRASDLTTRSRALEEIAEALDLDSAPLRIECYDISHLQGDDVVASMVVFEDGLARKSEYRRFQIKGRVGDTQVWHGEGQDDVRSMHEVIARRFRRYLAEKEKTGEWVEEDENAGIDPNAFTEEDGRPKRFAYPPQLVVVDGGQPQVAAARRALDELGIDDIAVCGLAKRLEEVWVPGEDDPVVLPRSSEGLYLLQRVRDEAHRFAITYQRAKRAKRFRASPLDDVPGLGDARKQALLKHFGSLKKLRSATIDQICEVPGIGRKTAETIAVALAEAAPAAPAVNTATGEIMDEEEPGTTADPSGEPVAAGAPDRRRGQET; this is translated from the coding sequence ATGGCCGATCCCTCCAGCTACCGCCCCAGCCCGGGGCAGATCCCGGACTCTCCCGGGGTGTACAAGTTCCGTGACGAGCACCGCCGGGTGATCTACGTCGGGAAGGCGAAGAGCCTGCGTCAGCGCCTGGCCAATTACTTCCAGGACCTGACCGGCCTCCACCCGCGCACCCGCACGATGGTCACCACGGCCGCCTCCGTGGAGTGGACCGTCGTGTCCACGGAGGTCGAGGCGCTGCAGCTGGAGTACTCCTGGATCAAGGAGTTCGACCCCCGGTTCAACGTCAAGTACCGCGACGACAAGAGCTATCCGTACCTCGCGGTCACGATGAACGAGCAGTACCCGCGCGTGCAGGTGATGCGCGGGCACAAGAAGAAGGGCGTGCGGTACTTCGGGCCGTACGCGCACGCGTGGGCGATCCGGGACACGGTCGACCTGCTGCTGCGCGTCTTCCCCGTACGCACCTGCTCGGCCGGGGTGTTCAAGAACGCGGCCCGCACCGGCCGGCCCTGTCTGCTCGGTTACATCGGCAAGTGCTCGGCGCCCTGCGTCGAGCGGATCTCCGCCGAGGACCACCGCGAACTGGCCGACGAGTTCAGCGACTTCATGGCGGGGCGCACCGGCACGTACATCCGCCGTCTGGAGAAGCGGATGACGGACGCGGCCGAGGACATGGAGTACGAGCGGGCCGCCCGGCTGCGTGACGACATCGAGGCCCTGAAGAAGGCCATGGAGAAGAACGCGGTCGTGCTCGCCGACGCGACCGACGCCGACCTGATCGCGGTCGCCGAGGACGAGCTGGAGGCGGCCGTCCAGATCTTCCACGTACGCGGCGGACGGGTGCGCGGACAGCGCGGCTGGGTCACCGACAAGGTCGAGGCCGTCACCACCGGTGACCTCGTCGAACACGCGCTCCAGCAGCTCTACGGCGAGGAGACCGGCGACTCCGTGCCCAAGGAGGTCCTGGTCCCGGCGCTGCCCGACCCCGTCGGACCCGTCCAGGAGTGGCTCACCGGCCGCCGCGGGGCGGGCGTCTCCCTGCGCATCCCGCAGCGCGGCGACAAGAAGGCGCTCATGGAGACCGTGGCACGCAACGCCCAGCAGTCGCTCGTCCTGCACAAGACCAAGCGGGCCTCCGACCTCACGACCCGCTCCCGCGCGCTGGAGGAGATCGCCGAGGCCCTCGACCTGGACAGCGCCCCCCTGCGGATCGAGTGCTACGACATCTCCCACCTCCAGGGCGACGACGTCGTGGCCTCCATGGTCGTCTTCGAGGACGGACTGGCCCGCAAGAGCGAGTACCGCCGCTTCCAGATCAAGGGCCGGGTCGGGGACACGCAGGTCTGGCACGGCGAGGGCCAGGACGACGTCCGCTCCATGCACGAGGTCATCGCCCGTCGCTTCCGGCGCTACCTCGCGGAGAAGGAGAAGACGGGCGAGTGGGTCGAGGAGGACGAGAACGCGGGCATCGACCCGAACGCCTTCACCGAGGAGGACGGCCGCCCCAAGCGGTTCGCCTACCCGCCCCAGCTCGTCGTCGTCGACGGCGGGCAGCCGCAGGTCGCCGCCGCCCGGCGGGCGCTCGACGAGCTGGGCATCGACGACATCGCCGTCTGCGGCCTCGCCAAGCGCCTGGAGGAGGTCTGGGTGCCCGGCGAGGACGACCCGGTGGTCCTGCCCCGCAGCAGCGAGGGCCTCTACCTCCTGCAGCGGGTCCGCGACGAGGCCCACCGCTTCGCCATCACCTACCAGCGCGCCAAACGCGCCAAGCGTTTCCGGGCGAGCCCCTTGGACGACGTGCCCGGCCTCGGGGACGCTCGCAAGCAGGCCCTGCTGAAACACTTCGGTTCGCTGAAGAAGCTGCGCTCCGCGACGATCGACCAGATCTGCGAGGTCCCCGGCATAGGCCGCAAGACGGCCGAGACCATCGCCGTGGCCCTCGCCGAGGCGGCTCCGGCCGCGCCCGCCGTGAACACGGCCACTGGAGAGATCATGGATGAGGAGGAGCCCGGTACGACGGCGGACCCCTCTGGGGAGCCCGTGGCCGCGGGCGCCCCGGACCGGCGGCGAGGGCAGGAGACATGA
- a CDS encoding response regulator transcription factor: MEADQHPVRGRVVLADDDVLLREGLASLCERVGYEVAGQAGDADGLMDLVETELPDIAIVDIRMPPTQSTEGLKAAGTIRERYPSVGILVLSAFVEVEDALELLAGGRSIGYLLKSRITVVDEFLETLDRIRRGGSVVDPSLVQELVAAQRRDDPLSMLSNREREVLGLMAEGRSNSGIGRRLWVTEGTVEKHVRSILGKLRLPEEPDDHRRVLAVLTFLETR; the protein is encoded by the coding sequence ATGGAGGCCGATCAGCATCCGGTGCGCGGACGGGTGGTGCTCGCGGACGACGACGTGCTGCTGCGGGAGGGGCTGGCGAGCCTGTGCGAGCGCGTCGGCTACGAGGTGGCGGGCCAGGCGGGCGACGCCGACGGGCTCATGGACCTCGTCGAGACGGAGCTGCCGGACATCGCGATCGTCGACATCCGGATGCCGCCGACGCAGTCCACGGAGGGACTGAAGGCCGCCGGCACCATCCGGGAGCGGTATCCGTCGGTCGGGATCCTGGTGCTGTCGGCGTTCGTCGAGGTCGAGGACGCCCTGGAGCTGCTGGCCGGCGGGCGCAGCATCGGGTATCTGCTCAAGAGCCGGATCACGGTCGTGGACGAGTTCCTGGAGACCCTCGACCGCATCCGCCGGGGCGGGTCGGTGGTCGACCCCTCACTGGTGCAGGAGCTGGTGGCCGCGCAGCGCCGTGACGATCCGCTGTCGATGCTCAGCAATCGTGAGCGGGAGGTCCTCGGCCTGATGGCGGAGGGGCGGTCCAACTCGGGCATCGGCCGTCGGCTGTGGGTGACCGAGGGGACCGTGGAGAAGCATGTGCGCAGCATCCTCGGGAAACTGCGGCTGCCCGAGGAGCCGGACGACCACCGGCGGGTCCTGGCGGTACTGACCTTCCTGGAGACGCGTTAG